The DNA segment AATACGCACTCGCTTCTTTTAAATGCGAAAATTCTGTATCGTAATAAGTGTTTTCGTAATTAGCCTTCGTGTAACGAGAAAAAACAAACTCATCATGCACCCTTTCAATGGCTTCTACATCCACGCCCATATTCACATTTTTAGTGCCATACATGTAAGCCTCTTGAGGCTTTGCAATCACGCGCTGGCGGCTATAAAATTCATCGCTAGCGTTAGAAATATTATTCCCCGTAACATCCACCATGCTTTGATGGGCTTGCAAGCCCGTGTAAGAAGTGTTGAGTGAAGATAAGATTCCGCCCATTTTACGCCTGCACTCTTAAAAAATGGCTCCCCACATGCCTAGAGCCTTTATAATCGCAAGTGTCATGGGGAATGATTTGTTGGATGAGCGAAGAATAAAACTCAGAAACCGCAAACGCCATGCGCGAATAAATCAAGTTTTTTTCTTTCAAAACAAGCAAGGACTCTCGCATTTGGTTTAAAAAATCGCTCGTTTTTTCGTCTAATAATTCACTCATTTCTTTATTAGGGAATTGGTTTTTTAAAGACAGCATTTGTGCATCTATATTTGCTTTTTCTTTTTCAAAAGCTTGAATCGCTAGCTGTTTTTGATGGTTTCTTTCAAAAATTTCGGCGTGTTTAGCGAGCTTGATGTCTCTTATATCGCACTCCGTTAAATCAATCAATGCTTTCAATTGGTTGAGCGCGTTTTCTAAATGAGAATGTAAAACGACCATAACAAATCCTTTGGCTCTTGTTTCAACCGTATTCAAGCAAATACTATGCCATTTTATTTGATGATAAAACCCAATTTCTTAAGGGGATAGGGGGTATTTTGGAATCACTCTCCCCTTAAAGCTCCTTTATTAAATCGCCTTTAACATTTGTTTAGCGATTGCAGCAATCACATTCACGCTCATCGCATTCCCTGCTTGGGATAGCAAATGGCTTTCTTTGAAGTTAGGATTATCTTTAATCTTAGCGATCAAACCTCTAGGGAATCCTTGTAAAAGCAGGCTTTCAATAGCGTTCAATCTTTTGATCTTGCCTTTTTGGGTATAGAACAAACCATGCCGAGAAGTCCTTAAAGTAGGAAAAACATTAAAATACAGCCTCAAATCAGATTGTCTTGTGTCTAAAACGGCGTTTTCTAAAGTTAAGATATTCTCTAAAAAAACCCGGTTGTGGTTGTATGGGTTGCGCAAGTATCTTTGAAAGGCAGCATTATTAGTATCCAAATAGCATTCATTATCTGCGTCTAAAAAATCCTTGAAACAATAATCATTGGCTAAACCTAAAGGGAAATTAAACGGGTGTTTCAAATCCTTCCTAAACCCTACGATATAAAGGCGTTCCCTTTTTTGGGCTAATTGGAAATCAGCGCTGTTTAAAATTTGATAATAAGTTGTATAGCCCGCTTCTTGCAAGGCTTTGATAATGGTTTTAAAAGTTTCTTGTTGCTTATGGTTGATCAAGCCCTTAACATTTTCAAGCAAGAAACATTTAGGCTGTTTAACTTTCAAAATGCGAATAAGCCCATAAATAATAGTCCCTCTTTCATCTTCAAGCCCCTTCCTTTTGCCATTGATAGAAAAAGCTTGACAAGGAAACCCGCTAATGAGCGCATCAAAATCGGGTAAATCATTAGGGTTGATTCGCATCAAATCCCCAAAATTATGGGTATCTTTAAAAAATAATTCATAAGTTCTAAGGGCTTCATGATTGATTTCTGCATGCCCTACGCATTTTAAACGGCATTGCTCCAAGCCCAAACGGCCTCCACCAATACCAGAACAAAAATCCATAAAAGTCAAAATTCCCAATCAATCATTCCTAACACGCAACAAAAACATGCCCTATTTAAGAGAGCGATAAACTCAAAACATAAAGAAACTAAAATTTAATGGAAAACAAAACGACAGCAAGAATAAACCCCCCTAGAAACAAAGCCCTTAAAACCCCTTATCCTATCCCCAATAAATCCTGTGCCATTTTGTGAGAAGTCTCATGCAAGTTGATTTTATACTGATTATTTTCAATAGCTTGCTTGATTTCAGCTACCCTATCAAGAGCGGCCTCGCTATTTTCAACTCTTTCATTTTTTTCCACACGCTTGTAATTCCCCAAAGATTGCACCGGAGTAAGAGAAGAAACGGCATTGATCATTGTAAAATCCTTTAATTTGATATTCATTCCACTACAGCAAGTATCGGCAAAAAAGAAAAAAGTTAATGGATTTTTGAAATCTGTTTTTGCAATTCCTTACCAAATTTCTTGGTGGTGGTGATGGGTTTTTTCCCGGTTTCTGCCACAGAGCCAAAAGATTGCGATTGCAAACTTTTAAACATAAAAAATATCAAAAAAATTAAAATATAACAAAACAAAAAAAAGCAAATGGTAGGGAACAGCCAATTCTTGAGATTAGAACCATTCATGACCTTGCCTTTTAAACGCTCCTATACCCTACTACCCATGCGAGCATGAGCAACCACAGCCCCCACCTTTCTTTCCGCCATGACCCCCATGAGCGCCACAGCAACCTGTTCCACCGCCATGGTGTGAAGCTAAAATTTCTTCTTCACTCACTTCCCTAAAACCTAAAACCTTGAAACGAAACGCTAAAGTTTTCCCGGCTAATGGGTGGTTATAATCCACCATCACATGCGTGTTGCTAAAGTCTTTGATAGTGGCTTGAATGGTTTGGTTGTCTTCAGTTTGCCCAAAAACGCTCATGCCTTTTTCTAATTCAATGCCTTCAAATTGATCTCTAGGGACTTCTTGCAAATAGCTGCTTTCATAAACCCCATAAGCTTCCTCTGGGGCGATGACAACCTCTTCCCACTCGCCAATTTGAGCCTTTAATACCGCCTTTTCTAACCCTGCTATGATTTGATTAGCGCCTATAATAAACTCTAAAGGTTCTTTAGAGATGTTGCTGTCTAGCACTTCGCTAGAACCTTGCTCCCTCACTTCATATTCAATCAAAGCGGCTTGTTTGATTGACTCTAAATCATGGTTTTGCATGGTGGTGTTTCTCCTTGTTTTCTAAGATTTTTTGCGCCATTTTAGCTTGTTCGCTTGAAGGATACAAGTGTTGCAAAGTGTTTAAAAATTTATAATAGTTTTGATCGTCTTTGATTTTTTTAAACGACCATGCCGTATGCCACAAAAGCACAGGCATGTAAGACGCTTTTTTATTTAAAAGAGCGCTCTCTTTGTAATACTTGATCGCTTCTCTGTATCTCTTTTCTCCATAAGCCACTTCTCCAAGAACATAACGCACATAATAAAGTCTGTAACTATTGGCTTCTAACCATAACAAGCGCTCTTTGGCTTCTGCATAGGATTTGTTTCTAAAAAAAGACAGAGCTTCTTGAAAAATCTCTTTTTGCTTGGACAAATCTTTATCAAACTCAACTTTCGCCTTTTCTTGGGTTTTTTTCTCTTGATTTTTTGGGGCTTCGGCTTTCAAAGAGGGGTTTTTATTGGCCGGAACGCTTGGTTTGAGCGGCTTTTCAGCTTTTTCCTCTTGTTCTTTGAGGGCTTTTTGGATTAAGGCGATTTGTGAAACCAAATCCTGGCTTAACTTGGTCAATAATTCACTCATTTCTTTGTTTTGCTTGTCTAACTGCTGGATAGCTTGTTGGTTAGCGCGAATCTCATTCCTCAAATCCTCTAAAGTTTGCGATTGTTGCTTTAATGTGTTAGCTTGCACTTCTTGCGAAGCTTTTAAGGCTCGCAAGGATTCTTCTTGGGAAAGGATAGCGTCATTGAGATCTTTAATCTTATTAGCCTGCCCCTCATAAACGCTCCTCAAACCCTCTTGAGCTTGAGTGTTAGTCTCCACTTGCGAATGGATTTTGGTCAAAATATTAGAAAAATTCTTACTGTTGATTTGCAACTGCTTGAGTTCTTTTTTAGTAGCCCCGCTTTGCAAATCAAACGCTGAAGGTTCCCCATTGAGAAAAAAGGGAGCGATAAAAGGGATAAAAAAAAGCCTTTTCATCCTAGAATTACTTCACTAATTTGACATCCACTCTTCTGTTTTCTTTGTAACATTCTCTAGTTTTTTGGGTGCATTTGGGTTTGGTTTCACCAAAACTGATGGTTTTGATCATATCTTTTTCTACCCCTTTAATGACTAAAGCGTTTTTCACGCTCAAAGTCCTTTTAACGCCAAGTGCTTGGTTGTATTCGCTAGAGCCAAATTCATCGGTATTGCCTTCCAAAAGCACCTGCATGTGGTTTTCTTTAGCTTTTTGCACGATCTCATCTAAAGTCTCTTGATCAGATTCTTTGATTTCATACTTGTCAAAATCAAAATAAATAGAAGCGATGATAGTCCCACTCTCAATAGCCGGTTTTTCTTC comes from the Helicobacter pylori genome and includes:
- a CDS encoding DNA cytosine methyltransferase, whose protein sequence is MGILTFMDFCSGIGGGRLGLEQCRLKCVGHAEINHEALRTYELFFKDTHNFGDLMRINPNDLPDFDALISGFPCQAFSINGKRKGLEDERGTIIYGLIRILKVKQPKCFLLENVKGLINHKQQETFKTIIKALQEAGYTTYYQILNSADFQLAQKRERLYIVGFRKDLKHPFNFPLGLANDYCFKDFLDADNECYLDTNNAAFQRYLRNPYNHNRVFLENILTLENAVLDTRQSDLRLYFNVFPTLRTSRHGLFYTQKGKIKRLNAIESLLLQGFPRGLIAKIKDNPNFKESHLLSQAGNAMSVNVIAAIAKQMLKAI
- a CDS encoding flagellar biosynthesis anti-sigma factor FlgM, whose protein sequence is MINAVSSLTPVQSLGNYKRVEKNERVENSEAALDRVAEIKQAIENNQYKINLHETSHKMAQDLLGIG
- a CDS encoding FKBP-type peptidyl-prolyl cis-trans isomerase, producing MQNHDLESIKQAALIEYEVREQGSSEVLDSNISKEPLEFIIGANQIIAGLEKAVLKAQIGEWEEVVIAPEEAYGVYESSYLQEVPRDQFEGIELEKGMSVFGQTEDNQTIQATIKDFSNTHVMVDYNHPLAGKTLAFRFKVLGFREVSEEEILASHHGGGTGCCGAHGGHGGKKGGGCGCSCSHG
- a CDS encoding outer membrane protein Omp18, producing MKRSSVFSFLVAFLLVAGCSHKMDNKTVAGDVSAKTVQTAPVTTEPAPEKEEPKEEPKQEPAPVVEEKPAIESGTIIASIYFDFDKYEIKESDQETLDEIVQKAKENHMQVLLEGNTDEFGSSEYNQALGVKRTLSVKNALVIKGVEKDMIKTISFGETKPKCTQKTRECYKENRRVDVKLVK